TTCACGACGTCCGGCACGGTGCACCCGCGGGACAGGTCGTTGACCGGCTTGTTCAGTCCTTGCAGAATTGGGCCGATGGCCACGGCATTGGCGGCACGCTGGACAGCCTTGTACGTGTTGTTGCCGGTATTGAGGTCCGGGAATACAAACACGGTGGCCTGCCCTGCGACATCGGAGTCGGGCATTTTGACCTTGGCGACTTTGGGGTCAACAGCCGCGTCAAATTGGAGTGGCCCTTCAATGGGGAAATCGAGACCGCGTCCTTCGGTGAGGGTCTTGGCGATGCGGGTGGCCTCGGTGACCTTTTCCACATCTTCGCCTTTTCCGGAAGAACCAGTGGAGTAACTGAGCATCGCGACCTTGGGATCAATCCCGAAGATCTTGGCGGTTCCAGCCGCACTGATGGCGATTTCAGCCAACTGGCGAGCGTCAGGGTTGGGGTTCACGGCGCAGTCACCGTAGACCAGCACACGGTCTTTGAGACACATAAGGAAGACTGAAGAGACAATGGAGCTGCCCGGTTTTGTCTTCACGAATTCAAAGGCCGGACGGATGGTCTGGGCCGTGGTGGTCACGGAACCGGAGACCATGCCGTCAGCGAATCCCTTGTGGACCATCATGGTGCCGAAATAGGTGGGATCGGCCATGCGGTCCCAGGCCACTTCGGCGAGAACTCCTTTGTGCTTGCGGAGTTCGAGATATTCTTCGGCAAAGGAATCGAGCAATTCGGATTCAGCTGGGTTAATGATCTGTGCGTCGGAGATGTCCACGCCGAATTTGGAGGCCTTGTCGCGAATTTCGTCTTCGCGGCCGAGCAAAATGATTTCGGCAACGCCTCGGCGCAGCAAAATGTCGGCGGCGCGCAGAATCCGTTCACCGGACCCTTCGGGCAACACGATCCGCTGTTTGTTGCGGGATGCCTTGTCGAACAGGGAATATTCGAACATTTTTGGCGACACACGAGTCGACCGTTTTTCAACCAGATTGTCGCGGAGTTCTGTCACATTCACATGTTGGGCAAAATTACCGAGGGCCGTGGCGATCCGTTGATGATCGTCGGCCTGGATACGGCCATACAACCGATTTAGTTCCTGCACATTCTGGTAGGTATGTCCCTTGACCGAAAGCATGGGAACCGGAACGCCGGTCCATCCTTCAATGAGTTTGTGGACACTGTTGGACAGATCCAGTCCGCCGGTCAGGACAATACCCGCGATGTCGGGATAGGAACTGGACAGACGGGATGCCAGGCTGGACAGGATGATGTCCGAGCGGTCACCGGGGGTGATAATCAGGCTGCCGGGTTTGATATATTCCAGAAAGTTACCGATCTGCATGGCGGCGATGACATAGTTGTCCACCAGAGTTTGCATCCCGCTGTGCCCGTACAGGATGTCCGCATCCAGCCACCGTTTGACGTCTCCGATGCTTGGTTTGCCAAGGGCTTCGTTTTCCGGGATGACATAGAGCGGCATGTGTTCGCCGTTACGGTCGCACTGAATGGTTCCGCAGATGTCGTCCGTCATGCCCTCGGGGGCGCGGTTGACCACACAGGCCACGAAATCAACGCCTTTTTCGGACAAGGTGTCCAGCGTGGATTGCGTGATATTGACGACTTCGACCGGGGTCTTGTCACGGCCAGACGAAATGACGAGCATGGGAGAACCGATGGTGGCGGCGATATCGGCATTGAGGTCGAACTCGAATGCCGGGTCCTTGCCCTTGAAATCGGTGCCTTCGCAAAGCACGAAATCGTACTTCTTTTCCAGCGTCTTGTACCGTTTCAGGATGTTCTCAAGCACAAGCGCGTGCTGACCGGAATTTATCAGCTCACGCGCCTGCTTGAGAGTATACGCGTAGGTGTCGCTATACGGAATGGACAATTTGAAATGATCGATCATCAGTTCAATGTCGTGATCCTTGTTTCCCTCACCCGGGTCATTGATGATAGGGCGGAAAATGGCGACGTTGTGCAGTTCTCTGAGGAGCATCTGCATGACGCCGAGGATGACGGCGGATTTGCCACTTCGTTCTTCCGTCGCGCTCACATACAAGCTTTTGGACATGGTTGGGTTCCTTGTTTACCTATCCGTTGGTTATTAAAGGCTCTCGGCGTACAACTCGATGACGTGTTTGACGTCCATCTTTGCGTTCTTCTGGGACAGCATATCTGTGATCTGAAGCATACAGGCGGGACAACTGGTGGCAGCGGTTTGGACGCCCGAGGCCATGATGTTGTCCGCTTTACGGCTTCCGATCTTCTTGGACATGTCGTAATGCGCGATATTGAAGCTGCCGCCACATCCGCAGCAGGTGCCAGCTTCCGCCATTTCCGTGAAGTCGCATCCCGCAGCCTTGACCAGGGTCCGGGGCTGCGCTGTCACGCCGAGGGAGTTTTTCAGGTGGCACGGGTCGTGGTAGGTAACGCCTCGGCCTCCTTTGATTTCCTTGGATTCTATCTTGAGAATATCAACCAGGAATTGGCTGATGTCCAGAGTCTTCTTTTCCAACTGTTCAAGGTCGTATTTCAGGGCGGCATCCCCACCATACATGCGGGGCCACAATTCCTTGATCGTGGCGGTACACGTCGCACATCCGGTGACGAGATAATCGAATTCACCGGAACGGAGTCGATCCATGTTGATTCCGATCAGGGTGTCAAAGGTGTCGGTGTCGCCGCTCGACAGGGCCGGAATACCACAGCACGCCTGGCCTGAAGGCATGAAGACGCCAACGCCATGGTGTTTGAGCACCTTGAGAATGGCCTCACCTACCTGAGGGTAGATCTTGTCGATGACACAGCCGACGTAAAAGGCCACCTTGATGCCGGATTTTCCGGCCGGGGTGTCCAGCTCCGGCACGATCTTGTGCAGGGGCTTGGTTGCCAGGGTGTTGAAATGGCGGTCACGGATTACCGGCGCATTGAACCGGGCACAGCTGGAGCCGAGCATATCGTCCACTTTTTTGGTGAACACACCCTGGAATTTTGCCCCCATGCCCGTCAGTGTGTTGAAGAGCTTGGGATTTTTGAGCATACCTCGGAAGATGGTCCGTTTGATCGGCGACAGACCGAAGTAGCCTGTCATGATGGCACGGGCCTTCAGGAAGATGTCCATGACAGACACACCGGACGGACAATTGGCTTGGCAGGTGCCGCACAACAGACAGCGGTTGAGCTTTTCGTTGACGCCTTCCGGGTCTTCGAGCATCTCGTTGGCAAGTCCTTCCAGCAGGGCGAGCTTGCCGCGGGTGACGTCTGTTTCGCGTCCGCTTTCGGCAAAGACCGGACAGACTGCCTGGCACATGCCGCATTTCATGCAGTTGACAAGCTGGTCATCCAGCTCCTTGAACATTTGTGCGAGTTTATTGATATCAGCCATGATTTCCCCCTTAGGATCGCGGGCCGACGATTTTGTCGGGATTGAGGATGCCCTTGGGGTCAAGGACGGACTTCATGCGACGGGCGTATTCCAGGGTAGCGCGAGACGTTTCCTGTTCCAAATATTTGGATTTCGCCAGTCCGATACCGTGTTCGCCGGACAAGGTGCCACCCATGGCGAGGGCCTTGTCAAAGATCATGTCAATGCCCTTTTCTACGCGTTTCCATTCCGTCTTGTCCCGTTTGTCGGTCAGGATGGTGGGGTGCAGATTCCCGTCACCGGCGTGACCAAAGGTTCCGATGGTCAGGTCGAGTTTCTTGGAAATTTCGTCCAGAGCCTCGATCATGGCAGGAATTTTGGAGCGGGGCACAGTCGCATCTTCAAGCACACAGGTGGGCTTGAGCTTGGCCAGTGCGGGCAATGCGTCGCGGCGGGCCTGCCAGACAGCGTCACGTTCGGCGGCGTCCTTGGCGATTTTCAATTCAGTGGCCCCGTTGGCTTTGCAGATCTTTTCGACCATGGCGGCTTCATCTTCTACCTGAGCGGGATGGCCATCCACTTCGATGAGCAGCAGGGCGGCCGCATCAATCGGGAGACCGGCGCCACGGAAGTTCTCTACGGTACGAATCGTGAAGTTATCCATCATTTCCAGCGTGGCCGGAACAATCTTATTGGCGATGATGGCGGCAACCGTTTCAGA
This Pseudodesulfovibrio sp. JC047 DNA region includes the following protein-coding sequences:
- the pta gene encoding phosphate acetyltransferase, translating into MSKSLYVSATEERSGKSAVILGVMQMLLRELHNVAIFRPIINDPGEGNKDHDIELMIDHFKLSIPYSDTYAYTLKQARELINSGQHALVLENILKRYKTLEKKYDFVLCEGTDFKGKDPAFEFDLNADIAATIGSPMLVISSGRDKTPVEVVNITQSTLDTLSEKGVDFVACVVNRAPEGMTDDICGTIQCDRNGEHMPLYVIPENEALGKPSIGDVKRWLDADILYGHSGMQTLVDNYVIAAMQIGNFLEYIKPGSLIITPGDRSDIILSSLASRLSSSYPDIAGIVLTGGLDLSNSVHKLIEGWTGVPVPMLSVKGHTYQNVQELNRLYGRIQADDHQRIATALGNFAQHVNVTELRDNLVEKRSTRVSPKMFEYSLFDKASRNKQRIVLPEGSGERILRAADILLRRGVAEIILLGREDEIRDKASKFGVDISDAQIINPAESELLDSFAEEYLELRKHKGVLAEVAWDRMADPTYFGTMMVHKGFADGMVSGSVTTTAQTIRPAFEFVKTKPGSSIVSSVFLMCLKDRVLVYGDCAVNPNPDARQLAEIAISAAGTAKIFGIDPKVAMLSYSTGSSGKGEDVEKVTEATRIAKTLTEGRGLDFPIEGPLQFDAAVDPKVAKVKMPDSDVAGQATVFVFPDLNTGNNTYKAVQRAANAVAIGPILQGLNKPVNDLSRGCTVPDVVNTVAITAIQAQAEKGE
- a CDS encoding (Fe-S)-binding protein — its product is MADINKLAQMFKELDDQLVNCMKCGMCQAVCPVFAESGRETDVTRGKLALLEGLANEMLEDPEGVNEKLNRCLLCGTCQANCPSGVSVMDIFLKARAIMTGYFGLSPIKRTIFRGMLKNPKLFNTLTGMGAKFQGVFTKKVDDMLGSSCARFNAPVIRDRHFNTLATKPLHKIVPELDTPAGKSGIKVAFYVGCVIDKIYPQVGEAILKVLKHHGVGVFMPSGQACCGIPALSSGDTDTFDTLIGINMDRLRSGEFDYLVTGCATCTATIKELWPRMYGGDAALKYDLEQLEKKTLDISQFLVDILKIESKEIKGGRGVTYHDPCHLKNSLGVTAQPRTLVKAAGCDFTEMAEAGTCCGCGGSFNIAHYDMSKKIGSRKADNIMASGVQTAATSCPACMLQITDMLSQKNAKMDVKHVIELYAESL